Sequence from the Clostridium botulinum genome:
TGTAATTTAATAAAAAAAATACTATTTTAGGAACTGTAACTGATAAATATTAGTTTTTATAAACAATTTAAGTATGCTTTAGCTAAAATTAAATTTGAAAAATACATTATTAAAACTCATTTTAATTTAAAAGCACTATGATATTCGACTGAATATCATAGTGCTTTTTTACATAAATTTTAAAAATTATTAACATTGTTTTTCAAAAAAAATTATCCACAGAGATTTTTTTTAGAATTTATCCACAAATTACATTCTAAAAAGTTATCCACAAATAAAATTTTAATTTTTGTCCACAAAACAGAGGGAGCAATATAATTTTTATTTTTTATAATTAATTAAAACAAAAAATTATATTTAAATTTAAATATTTTATAATTATTTTTAAATTTAAATTTGTATTCTAAAATATAACTATTAGAATTCTAATTTGAATTACTTAATCCCTTTAATTTTTTAGTATATAAATTTAATTACATATTTTTAGACTTCTCTGCGCATTTATCCATGGCCTCTATAATACTGCTTCTAAAACCTAACTTTTCTAATTCAACTACAGCATCAATTGTAGTTCCACCTGGTGAACAAACTGCATCTTTTAATTCTCCTGGATGTTTTCCTGTATCTAAAACCATTTTTGCAGAACCCAATACGCTTTGAGCTGCCATCTTATAAGCTTTATTTCTAGGTATCCCTAATTTTACTGCTCCGTCTGCCATAGCTTCTATTAACATAAATATGTATGCTGGTGAAGATCCACATAAAGCAATAAATCCATGAAAATCTTTTTCTGATATTTCAACACATTCACCAAAACTTTTAAATATTTTTTCACAAATTTCCATATCTTCTTTAGATACATTTAAATTTGGACATATTGCAGACATTGCTTCTCCAACTAAAGCTGGTGTATTAGGCATACTTCTAATTATCTTATGCTTTTTGCTTATTAAATCTTCTAAATTTTCAATTGTAATCCCAGCTGCTACACTAATTATTAATTTATCTTCAGTTAAGTCA
This genomic interval carries:
- the proC gene encoding pyrroline-5-carboxylate reductase, producing MDRKIGFIGCGNMGSSMVGGLINSGYFEPKNIFVSTRTESSAGNMKNKFNINASTDNREVVKNSNIIILSVKPYMFEEVINEIKDDLTEDKLIISVAAGITIENLEDLISKKHKIIRSMPNTPALVGEAMSAICPNLNVSKEDMEICEKIFKSFGECVEISEKDFHGFIALCGSSPAYIFMLIEAMADGAVKLGIPRNKAYKMAAQSVLGSAKMVLDTGKHPGELKDAVCSPGGTTIDAVVELEKLGFRSSIIEAMDKCAEKSKNM